CGTCGTCGAGCTTGACCTCGAAACCATCGTTGGGCGAGACCCCCCACTCCTGGTCGTCGCCCGCCTCTTTGAGGCGGTGGATGTTTTTGCCGCTGGGTCGCCAATAGCTGTAGGTAGTCAGCTTGAGGCCGCTTTGGCCTCCTTCGAGCGGGAAAACTTGCTGCACGCTCCCCTTACCGTAGGTGCGCTGGCCGATGATCGTCGCCCGCTCGTGGTCTTGCAATGCGGCGGCGACCACCTCACTGGCGCTGGCGCTGAATTGGTTGACCAGCACGACCAGCGGCAGATCGGCATAAGGGGCCGATCCGTCGGCGCGGTAGACGTCGTTTTGCACCCCGCCGCGGCCGCGCGTGGAGACGATCACGCCGTCTTTGATGAACAGTCCACTCACCGAGACCGCCTGGTCCAACAGTCCGCCGGGGTCGTTGCGCAGGTCCAAAATAGCGGCCTTGGCGCCCGCCTGGGTGGCGGCAGCCAGTGCGCTGCGCAACTCATCGGTCGTATGCTCGCTGAACTGCACAATGCGGATGTAGGCGATCTCTGGATGCGCCGGGAGGATGTAGTTCCAACTGCCGTCGGGCAATCGGGTATCGCCGAGCACGCTCTCGATCTCAATCACCGCGCGTTCGATGTGCAGTGTGACTGGTTCTTCTTGACCGACATGCACCACGGTGAGATCGACGCCAGTTCCCGGCGTGCCGCGGAGGAGTTTGGCGGCGTCTTCAATGACGAAATCGCGGGTGCTCTTGCCGTCGATCTCGACGATCTTGTCTCCCGCCAACACACCGGCCCGATAGGCGGGGGTGCCGACCAGCGGACTGACGACGGTAAGTTGCTTGGTTTCGGGGTCGAGGCTGAGCTGAATGCCAACGCCGCCAAAGTGCTGTTCCAGGCTTTCTTGTAGCTGCGTGT
This genomic interval from Pirellulales bacterium contains the following:
- a CDS encoding PDZ domain-containing protein, whose product is HAHYLEPVDRSVLLRAALRGMTSRLDPYSEFVAPHEYTQLQESLEQHFGGVGIQLSLDPETKQLTVVSPLVGTPAYRAGVLAGDKIVEIDGKSTRDFVIEDAAKLLRGTPGTGVDLTVVHVGQEEPVTLHIERAVIEIESVLGDTRLPDGSWNYILPAHPEIAYIRIVQFSEHTTDELRSALAAATQAGAKAAILDLRNDPGGLLDQAVSVSGLFIKDGVIVSTRGRGGVQNDVYRADGSAPYADLPLVVLVNQFSASASEVVAAALQDHERATIIGQRTYGKGSVQQVFPLEGGQSGLKLTTYSYWRPSGKNIHRLKEAGDDQEWGVSPNDGFEVKLDDEQLKSWFKFRRDRDIVHPGDAPPDTAAELFEVDPQLRRAVEHLESVLKLSA